One window from the genome of Hoplias malabaricus isolate fHopMal1 chromosome 18, fHopMal1.hap1, whole genome shotgun sequence encodes:
- the sh3bp2 gene encoding SH3 domain-binding protein 2 isoform X4 — MIGRSRNMATAQISWPIPMRAIGAQNLLTMPGGVSMSGYLHKKGGSQFSLMKWPLRYIIIHKGCVYYFKTSTSATPQGAFSLNGYNRVMRAAEETTSNNVFPFKIVHFSKRHRTWYFSAASEDERRKWMRILRKEIDHYNDKKDLLDASESDSDAESFYGPIEVPLEITNVSDHPEEDYASQDEDSGDDEDYLIPDGTPDLPAQRVVSPPSYPPPPIPHQQKEFSTSSFQKGPLPPVPPPPNKIPPCPNHKKPSLSILSPPNHTDPINKGPPPLPPNPPHPPKPALSRITGSSLSPSLPPPPPSILKKPIAGLSVQTLPLCERKPTSSVVITTPSTLPICYDLEKKAVLNSGRTPKMFSPHNHFLGPKPAEEKKLNTSMANKSPALMPKPAPPGVKPKPILQSLQRSSPDGQSFRSSLEENPLKRRVKPENSNKGSDDDDDDDDYENVQLPDSVFVDTTETSVVEKLFKESVNCPQDGLYCIRNSGTKTSQVLVVWDVSLNKARNYRLFKEDSVVFLESDVSFPSLAALVEHYYSHPLPNHGSLCLQLPYGYTPPR, encoded by the exons AAATATGGCCACTGCACAGATCTCCTGGCCCATCCCCATGAGGGCTATTGGAGCTCAGAATCTCCTGACCATGCCCGGAGGTGTCAGCATGTCAGGATACCTACACAAGAAAGGGGGGAGCCAGTTCAGCTTGATGAAAT GGCCTCTGCGCTACATTATAATCCACAAAGGCTGTGTCTACTATTTCAAGACAAGTACCTCTGCCACACCTCAAGGGGCATTCTCCCTCAATGGCTACAACAG GGTGATGCGGGCAGCAGAGGAGACCACGTCCAACAATGTTTTCCCCTTCAAGATCGTACACTTCAGTAAGAGACACCGCACATGGTATTTCTCAGCAGCCAGTGAGGACGAGAGGAGG AAATGGATGCGTATTCTGAGAAAGGAGATAGACCACTATAATGACAAGAAAGACCTCCTTGATGCAAG TGAATCAGACTCTGATGCTGAGAGCTTCTATGGCCCCATAGAGGTCCCCCTAGAAATCAccaatgtttcagatcatcctGAGGAGG attatGCATCACaagatgaagacagtggtgatgATGAAGACTATCTTATACCGGATGGCACTCCAG ATCTTCCAGCTCAGCGAGTGGTATCACCCCCATCTTACCCTCCACCACCTATCCCACACCAACAGAAAGAATTCTCCACCTCCAGCTTTCAAAAAGGACCTCTACCTCCAGTGCCCCCTCCACCCAACAAGATCCCCCCATGTCCAAATCACAAGAAACCCTCACTGTCTATTTTAAGCCCTCCTAACCACACAGACCCCATTAACAAAGGTCCTCCTCCACTACCACCAAATCCACCTCACCCTCCCAAACCAGCCCTGAGCAGGATCACAGGAAGCTCCCTGAGTCCCTCCTTGCCACCTCCACCACCTTCAATCCTCAAAAAACCCATAGCAGGCTTGTCTGTACAGACTCTTCCCCTGTGTGAGAGAAAGCCTACTTCTTCTGTAGTCATTACCACACCGTCCACTTTACCCATCTGTTATGACCTGGAGAAGAAAGCAGTTTTAAACTCTGGCAGAACCCCAAAGATGTTCAGTCCACATAACCATTTTCTAGGACCCAAACCAGCAGAGgagaaaaaattaaacacttCAATGGCCAACAAATCTCCTGCTTTGATGCCCAAGCCTGCACCACCAGGGGTGAAACCCAAACCAATCCTGCAATCCCTCCA AAGATCGTCTCCTGATGGGCAGAGTTTTCGATCCTCGCTTGAGGAGAACCCTTTGAAAAGGAGAGTCAAGCCAGAGAATAGCAACAAAGGctcagatgatgatgatgatgatgatgactatgAAAAT GTGCAGTTGCCTGATTCTGTCTTTGTGGACACAACAGAGACCAGTGTTGTTGAAAA aTTATTTAAAGAGTCGGTCAACTGCCCCCAGGATGGCCTCTACTGCATCAGAAATTCAGGAACAAAGACATCACAG GTGCTTGTGGTATGGGATGTGAGTCTGAACAAGGCCAGAAACTACCGGCTGTTTAAGGAG GACTCTGTTGTGTTTCTGGAGTCAGATGTGAGTTTCCCGTCTTTGGCAGCACTGGTTGAGCACTATTACAGCCACCCACTGCCCAACCATGGCTCTCTGTGCCTACAGCTGCCATACGGATACACACCGCCCAGGTGA
- the sh3bp2 gene encoding SH3 domain-binding protein 2 isoform X2, with product MALSVKKRSAIHLHQSVKMCLTDRNILNMATAQISWPIPMRAIGAQNLLTMPGGVSMSGYLHKKGGSQFSLMKWPLRYIIIHKGCVYYFKTSTSATPQGAFSLNGYNRVMRAAEETTSNNVFPFKIVHFSKRHRTWYFSAASEDERRKWMRILRKEIDHYNDKKDLLDASESDSDAESFYGPIEVPLEITNVSDHPEEDYASQDEDSGDDEDYLIPDGTPDLPAQRVVSPPSYPPPPIPHQQKEFSTSSFQKGPLPPVPPPPNKIPPCPNHKKPSLSILSPPNHTDPINKGPPPLPPNPPHPPKPALSRITGSSLSPSLPPPPPSILKKPIAGLSVQTLPLCERKPTSSVVITTPSTLPICYDLEKKAVLNSGRTPKMFSPHNHFLGPKPAEEKKLNTSMANKSPALMPKPAPPGVKPKPILQSLQSSPDGQSFRSSLEENPLKRRVKPENSNKGSDDDDDDDDYENVQLPDSVFVDTTETSVVEKLFKESVNCPQDGLYCIRNSGTKTSQVLVVWDVSLNKARNYRLFKEDSVVFLESDVSFPSLAALVEHYYSHPLPNHGSLCLQLPYGYTPPR from the exons AAATATGGCCACTGCACAGATCTCCTGGCCCATCCCCATGAGGGCTATTGGAGCTCAGAATCTCCTGACCATGCCCGGAGGTGTCAGCATGTCAGGATACCTACACAAGAAAGGGGGGAGCCAGTTCAGCTTGATGAAAT GGCCTCTGCGCTACATTATAATCCACAAAGGCTGTGTCTACTATTTCAAGACAAGTACCTCTGCCACACCTCAAGGGGCATTCTCCCTCAATGGCTACAACAG GGTGATGCGGGCAGCAGAGGAGACCACGTCCAACAATGTTTTCCCCTTCAAGATCGTACACTTCAGTAAGAGACACCGCACATGGTATTTCTCAGCAGCCAGTGAGGACGAGAGGAGG AAATGGATGCGTATTCTGAGAAAGGAGATAGACCACTATAATGACAAGAAAGACCTCCTTGATGCAAG TGAATCAGACTCTGATGCTGAGAGCTTCTATGGCCCCATAGAGGTCCCCCTAGAAATCAccaatgtttcagatcatcctGAGGAGG attatGCATCACaagatgaagacagtggtgatgATGAAGACTATCTTATACCGGATGGCACTCCAG ATCTTCCAGCTCAGCGAGTGGTATCACCCCCATCTTACCCTCCACCACCTATCCCACACCAACAGAAAGAATTCTCCACCTCCAGCTTTCAAAAAGGACCTCTACCTCCAGTGCCCCCTCCACCCAACAAGATCCCCCCATGTCCAAATCACAAGAAACCCTCACTGTCTATTTTAAGCCCTCCTAACCACACAGACCCCATTAACAAAGGTCCTCCTCCACTACCACCAAATCCACCTCACCCTCCCAAACCAGCCCTGAGCAGGATCACAGGAAGCTCCCTGAGTCCCTCCTTGCCACCTCCACCACCTTCAATCCTCAAAAAACCCATAGCAGGCTTGTCTGTACAGACTCTTCCCCTGTGTGAGAGAAAGCCTACTTCTTCTGTAGTCATTACCACACCGTCCACTTTACCCATCTGTTATGACCTGGAGAAGAAAGCAGTTTTAAACTCTGGCAGAACCCCAAAGATGTTCAGTCCACATAACCATTTTCTAGGACCCAAACCAGCAGAGgagaaaaaattaaacacttCAATGGCCAACAAATCTCCTGCTTTGATGCCCAAGCCTGCACCACCAGGGGTGAAACCCAAACCAATCCTGCAATCCCTCCA ATCGTCTCCTGATGGGCAGAGTTTTCGATCCTCGCTTGAGGAGAACCCTTTGAAAAGGAGAGTCAAGCCAGAGAATAGCAACAAAGGctcagatgatgatgatgatgatgatgactatgAAAAT GTGCAGTTGCCTGATTCTGTCTTTGTGGACACAACAGAGACCAGTGTTGTTGAAAA aTTATTTAAAGAGTCGGTCAACTGCCCCCAGGATGGCCTCTACTGCATCAGAAATTCAGGAACAAAGACATCACAG GTGCTTGTGGTATGGGATGTGAGTCTGAACAAGGCCAGAAACTACCGGCTGTTTAAGGAG GACTCTGTTGTGTTTCTGGAGTCAGATGTGAGTTTCCCGTCTTTGGCAGCACTGGTTGAGCACTATTACAGCCACCCACTGCCCAACCATGGCTCTCTGTGCCTACAGCTGCCATACGGATACACACCGCCCAGGTGA
- the sh3bp2 gene encoding SH3 domain-binding protein 2 isoform X5 codes for MATAQISWPIPMRAIGAQNLLTMPGGVSMSGYLHKKGGSQFSLMKWPLRYIIIHKGCVYYFKTSTSATPQGAFSLNGYNRVMRAAEETTSNNVFPFKIVHFSKRHRTWYFSAASEDERRKWMRILRKEIDHYNDKKDLLDASESDSDAESFYGPIEVPLEITNVSDHPEEDYASQDEDSGDDEDYLIPDGTPDLPAQRVVSPPSYPPPPIPHQQKEFSTSSFQKGPLPPVPPPPNKIPPCPNHKKPSLSILSPPNHTDPINKGPPPLPPNPPHPPKPALSRITGSSLSPSLPPPPPSILKKPIAGLSVQTLPLCERKPTSSVVITTPSTLPICYDLEKKAVLNSGRTPKMFSPHNHFLGPKPAEEKKLNTSMANKSPALMPKPAPPGVKPKPILQSLQRSSPDGQSFRSSLEENPLKRRVKPENSNKGSDDDDDDDDYENVQLPDSVFVDTTETSVVEKLFKESVNCPQDGLYCIRNSGTKTSQVLVVWDVSLNKARNYRLFKEDSVVFLESDVSFPSLAALVEHYYSHPLPNHGSLCLQLPYGYTPPR; via the exons ATGGCCACTGCACAGATCTCCTGGCCCATCCCCATGAGGGCTATTGGAGCTCAGAATCTCCTGACCATGCCCGGAGGTGTCAGCATGTCAGGATACCTACACAAGAAAGGGGGGAGCCAGTTCAGCTTGATGAAAT GGCCTCTGCGCTACATTATAATCCACAAAGGCTGTGTCTACTATTTCAAGACAAGTACCTCTGCCACACCTCAAGGGGCATTCTCCCTCAATGGCTACAACAG GGTGATGCGGGCAGCAGAGGAGACCACGTCCAACAATGTTTTCCCCTTCAAGATCGTACACTTCAGTAAGAGACACCGCACATGGTATTTCTCAGCAGCCAGTGAGGACGAGAGGAGG AAATGGATGCGTATTCTGAGAAAGGAGATAGACCACTATAATGACAAGAAAGACCTCCTTGATGCAAG TGAATCAGACTCTGATGCTGAGAGCTTCTATGGCCCCATAGAGGTCCCCCTAGAAATCAccaatgtttcagatcatcctGAGGAGG attatGCATCACaagatgaagacagtggtgatgATGAAGACTATCTTATACCGGATGGCACTCCAG ATCTTCCAGCTCAGCGAGTGGTATCACCCCCATCTTACCCTCCACCACCTATCCCACACCAACAGAAAGAATTCTCCACCTCCAGCTTTCAAAAAGGACCTCTACCTCCAGTGCCCCCTCCACCCAACAAGATCCCCCCATGTCCAAATCACAAGAAACCCTCACTGTCTATTTTAAGCCCTCCTAACCACACAGACCCCATTAACAAAGGTCCTCCTCCACTACCACCAAATCCACCTCACCCTCCCAAACCAGCCCTGAGCAGGATCACAGGAAGCTCCCTGAGTCCCTCCTTGCCACCTCCACCACCTTCAATCCTCAAAAAACCCATAGCAGGCTTGTCTGTACAGACTCTTCCCCTGTGTGAGAGAAAGCCTACTTCTTCTGTAGTCATTACCACACCGTCCACTTTACCCATCTGTTATGACCTGGAGAAGAAAGCAGTTTTAAACTCTGGCAGAACCCCAAAGATGTTCAGTCCACATAACCATTTTCTAGGACCCAAACCAGCAGAGgagaaaaaattaaacacttCAATGGCCAACAAATCTCCTGCTTTGATGCCCAAGCCTGCACCACCAGGGGTGAAACCCAAACCAATCCTGCAATCCCTCCA AAGATCGTCTCCTGATGGGCAGAGTTTTCGATCCTCGCTTGAGGAGAACCCTTTGAAAAGGAGAGTCAAGCCAGAGAATAGCAACAAAGGctcagatgatgatgatgatgatgatgactatgAAAAT GTGCAGTTGCCTGATTCTGTCTTTGTGGACACAACAGAGACCAGTGTTGTTGAAAA aTTATTTAAAGAGTCGGTCAACTGCCCCCAGGATGGCCTCTACTGCATCAGAAATTCAGGAACAAAGACATCACAG GTGCTTGTGGTATGGGATGTGAGTCTGAACAAGGCCAGAAACTACCGGCTGTTTAAGGAG GACTCTGTTGTGTTTCTGGAGTCAGATGTGAGTTTCCCGTCTTTGGCAGCACTGGTTGAGCACTATTACAGCCACCCACTGCCCAACCATGGCTCTCTGTGCCTACAGCTGCCATACGGATACACACCGCCCAGGTGA
- the sh3bp2 gene encoding SH3 domain-binding protein 2 isoform X3, with protein MFSNGTAVKSIRRKMKRNMATAQISWPIPMRAIGAQNLLTMPGGVSMSGYLHKKGGSQFSLMKWPLRYIIIHKGCVYYFKTSTSATPQGAFSLNGYNRVMRAAEETTSNNVFPFKIVHFSKRHRTWYFSAASEDERRKWMRILRKEIDHYNDKKDLLDASESDSDAESFYGPIEVPLEITNVSDHPEEDYASQDEDSGDDEDYLIPDGTPDLPAQRVVSPPSYPPPPIPHQQKEFSTSSFQKGPLPPVPPPPNKIPPCPNHKKPSLSILSPPNHTDPINKGPPPLPPNPPHPPKPALSRITGSSLSPSLPPPPPSILKKPIAGLSVQTLPLCERKPTSSVVITTPSTLPICYDLEKKAVLNSGRTPKMFSPHNHFLGPKPAEEKKLNTSMANKSPALMPKPAPPGVKPKPILQSLQRSSPDGQSFRSSLEENPLKRRVKPENSNKGSDDDDDDDDYENVQLPDSVFVDTTETSVVEKLFKESVNCPQDGLYCIRNSGTKTSQVLVVWDVSLNKARNYRLFKEDSVVFLESDVSFPSLAALVEHYYSHPLPNHGSLCLQLPYGYTPPR; from the exons ATGTTCTCTAATGGTACGGCAGTGAAGAGCATAAGGAGGAAGATGAAGAg AAATATGGCCACTGCACAGATCTCCTGGCCCATCCCCATGAGGGCTATTGGAGCTCAGAATCTCCTGACCATGCCCGGAGGTGTCAGCATGTCAGGATACCTACACAAGAAAGGGGGGAGCCAGTTCAGCTTGATGAAAT GGCCTCTGCGCTACATTATAATCCACAAAGGCTGTGTCTACTATTTCAAGACAAGTACCTCTGCCACACCTCAAGGGGCATTCTCCCTCAATGGCTACAACAG GGTGATGCGGGCAGCAGAGGAGACCACGTCCAACAATGTTTTCCCCTTCAAGATCGTACACTTCAGTAAGAGACACCGCACATGGTATTTCTCAGCAGCCAGTGAGGACGAGAGGAGG AAATGGATGCGTATTCTGAGAAAGGAGATAGACCACTATAATGACAAGAAAGACCTCCTTGATGCAAG TGAATCAGACTCTGATGCTGAGAGCTTCTATGGCCCCATAGAGGTCCCCCTAGAAATCAccaatgtttcagatcatcctGAGGAGG attatGCATCACaagatgaagacagtggtgatgATGAAGACTATCTTATACCGGATGGCACTCCAG ATCTTCCAGCTCAGCGAGTGGTATCACCCCCATCTTACCCTCCACCACCTATCCCACACCAACAGAAAGAATTCTCCACCTCCAGCTTTCAAAAAGGACCTCTACCTCCAGTGCCCCCTCCACCCAACAAGATCCCCCCATGTCCAAATCACAAGAAACCCTCACTGTCTATTTTAAGCCCTCCTAACCACACAGACCCCATTAACAAAGGTCCTCCTCCACTACCACCAAATCCACCTCACCCTCCCAAACCAGCCCTGAGCAGGATCACAGGAAGCTCCCTGAGTCCCTCCTTGCCACCTCCACCACCTTCAATCCTCAAAAAACCCATAGCAGGCTTGTCTGTACAGACTCTTCCCCTGTGTGAGAGAAAGCCTACTTCTTCTGTAGTCATTACCACACCGTCCACTTTACCCATCTGTTATGACCTGGAGAAGAAAGCAGTTTTAAACTCTGGCAGAACCCCAAAGATGTTCAGTCCACATAACCATTTTCTAGGACCCAAACCAGCAGAGgagaaaaaattaaacacttCAATGGCCAACAAATCTCCTGCTTTGATGCCCAAGCCTGCACCACCAGGGGTGAAACCCAAACCAATCCTGCAATCCCTCCA AAGATCGTCTCCTGATGGGCAGAGTTTTCGATCCTCGCTTGAGGAGAACCCTTTGAAAAGGAGAGTCAAGCCAGAGAATAGCAACAAAGGctcagatgatgatgatgatgatgatgactatgAAAAT GTGCAGTTGCCTGATTCTGTCTTTGTGGACACAACAGAGACCAGTGTTGTTGAAAA aTTATTTAAAGAGTCGGTCAACTGCCCCCAGGATGGCCTCTACTGCATCAGAAATTCAGGAACAAAGACATCACAG GTGCTTGTGGTATGGGATGTGAGTCTGAACAAGGCCAGAAACTACCGGCTGTTTAAGGAG GACTCTGTTGTGTTTCTGGAGTCAGATGTGAGTTTCCCGTCTTTGGCAGCACTGGTTGAGCACTATTACAGCCACCCACTGCCCAACCATGGCTCTCTGTGCCTACAGCTGCCATACGGATACACACCGCCCAGGTGA
- the sh3bp2 gene encoding SH3 domain-binding protein 2 isoform X1 — MALSVKKRSAIHLHQSVKMCLTDRNILNMATAQISWPIPMRAIGAQNLLTMPGGVSMSGYLHKKGGSQFSLMKWPLRYIIIHKGCVYYFKTSTSATPQGAFSLNGYNRVMRAAEETTSNNVFPFKIVHFSKRHRTWYFSAASEDERRKWMRILRKEIDHYNDKKDLLDASESDSDAESFYGPIEVPLEITNVSDHPEEDYASQDEDSGDDEDYLIPDGTPDLPAQRVVSPPSYPPPPIPHQQKEFSTSSFQKGPLPPVPPPPNKIPPCPNHKKPSLSILSPPNHTDPINKGPPPLPPNPPHPPKPALSRITGSSLSPSLPPPPPSILKKPIAGLSVQTLPLCERKPTSSVVITTPSTLPICYDLEKKAVLNSGRTPKMFSPHNHFLGPKPAEEKKLNTSMANKSPALMPKPAPPGVKPKPILQSLQRSSPDGQSFRSSLEENPLKRRVKPENSNKGSDDDDDDDDYENVQLPDSVFVDTTETSVVEKLFKESVNCPQDGLYCIRNSGTKTSQVLVVWDVSLNKARNYRLFKEDSVVFLESDVSFPSLAALVEHYYSHPLPNHGSLCLQLPYGYTPPR, encoded by the exons AAATATGGCCACTGCACAGATCTCCTGGCCCATCCCCATGAGGGCTATTGGAGCTCAGAATCTCCTGACCATGCCCGGAGGTGTCAGCATGTCAGGATACCTACACAAGAAAGGGGGGAGCCAGTTCAGCTTGATGAAAT GGCCTCTGCGCTACATTATAATCCACAAAGGCTGTGTCTACTATTTCAAGACAAGTACCTCTGCCACACCTCAAGGGGCATTCTCCCTCAATGGCTACAACAG GGTGATGCGGGCAGCAGAGGAGACCACGTCCAACAATGTTTTCCCCTTCAAGATCGTACACTTCAGTAAGAGACACCGCACATGGTATTTCTCAGCAGCCAGTGAGGACGAGAGGAGG AAATGGATGCGTATTCTGAGAAAGGAGATAGACCACTATAATGACAAGAAAGACCTCCTTGATGCAAG TGAATCAGACTCTGATGCTGAGAGCTTCTATGGCCCCATAGAGGTCCCCCTAGAAATCAccaatgtttcagatcatcctGAGGAGG attatGCATCACaagatgaagacagtggtgatgATGAAGACTATCTTATACCGGATGGCACTCCAG ATCTTCCAGCTCAGCGAGTGGTATCACCCCCATCTTACCCTCCACCACCTATCCCACACCAACAGAAAGAATTCTCCACCTCCAGCTTTCAAAAAGGACCTCTACCTCCAGTGCCCCCTCCACCCAACAAGATCCCCCCATGTCCAAATCACAAGAAACCCTCACTGTCTATTTTAAGCCCTCCTAACCACACAGACCCCATTAACAAAGGTCCTCCTCCACTACCACCAAATCCACCTCACCCTCCCAAACCAGCCCTGAGCAGGATCACAGGAAGCTCCCTGAGTCCCTCCTTGCCACCTCCACCACCTTCAATCCTCAAAAAACCCATAGCAGGCTTGTCTGTACAGACTCTTCCCCTGTGTGAGAGAAAGCCTACTTCTTCTGTAGTCATTACCACACCGTCCACTTTACCCATCTGTTATGACCTGGAGAAGAAAGCAGTTTTAAACTCTGGCAGAACCCCAAAGATGTTCAGTCCACATAACCATTTTCTAGGACCCAAACCAGCAGAGgagaaaaaattaaacacttCAATGGCCAACAAATCTCCTGCTTTGATGCCCAAGCCTGCACCACCAGGGGTGAAACCCAAACCAATCCTGCAATCCCTCCA AAGATCGTCTCCTGATGGGCAGAGTTTTCGATCCTCGCTTGAGGAGAACCCTTTGAAAAGGAGAGTCAAGCCAGAGAATAGCAACAAAGGctcagatgatgatgatgatgatgatgactatgAAAAT GTGCAGTTGCCTGATTCTGTCTTTGTGGACACAACAGAGACCAGTGTTGTTGAAAA aTTATTTAAAGAGTCGGTCAACTGCCCCCAGGATGGCCTCTACTGCATCAGAAATTCAGGAACAAAGACATCACAG GTGCTTGTGGTATGGGATGTGAGTCTGAACAAGGCCAGAAACTACCGGCTGTTTAAGGAG GACTCTGTTGTGTTTCTGGAGTCAGATGTGAGTTTCCCGTCTTTGGCAGCACTGGTTGAGCACTATTACAGCCACCCACTGCCCAACCATGGCTCTCTGTGCCTACAGCTGCCATACGGATACACACCGCCCAGGTGA